The following is a genomic window from Prunus persica cultivar Lovell chromosome G7, Prunus_persica_NCBIv2, whole genome shotgun sequence.
AATTTCCAACCCTCTTGGTTAATGAACAAAGTTGAGGATAGAATGAAATTTAtcaagaaattaaataataaaatagtaaTAAGATTGAGTCAATTGCCCTTACGAAAAAggattttaaataataataataaaatggaAGTTAGACTGGGTCAATTGCTCTATGTGTAAGATTGGTTTACTTACTTGGACGGATtctaagttttttatttttaagcgTATGCTTTTATACATGCATGTTAGACTCTTCTGTTATATCCAATTAATGGCTCAACCCCCGATTTGGTTTTGCTTCAGTCAACACTTCCGTGCCCCGTATAGGTTTCAACAATGTCAATTTCTATGGAAAgaggtttgttttttgtgaACTCTAGCTTCACTGACCTGGACACAATGTTAGCTACATGTTGTTGTCCAGTtcagtgaaaaaaaataaaagagatttGTTTATAAGAGTTTCCTTCACGTATTTATATTAACGACAAACGTCATGTCACTATATGTTGTGTAATTtagtaaaattaaaataaagagatgTTGTTTTCGAGAGTTTCGTTCACGTCTGTATATTGATGATTGATAATTATCTAAGCATGTGCTTGAACAACTTAAGTTTCATTAGGTTTCCACAAATGAAAACGCATGTATCTTGTATTGAACAAAGACTATAACATACAAATTTGTTCTGCAAATTGATAGGGTAACTAAAAAGCACATTATACTTTATTTAGCAATGACGTGTTAGTAGGTTTGATGTGTCACAACAACCATGCAGGTTAGCAATGACGTCTTATAGGAAGTATTTTTTTCATACCAGAAACTGGAAGTACTCTTTATACATACCCTTAAATGTGATTaatcataaaaacacattAACATATTCTGTTTCTCCAACCGACGTCTAAGtactatataaatagtataaaaggaaaacttcGATAACATTAGACGAcgattttagaaaaatagagaCCTCTAAAGACTGTTACATGTCAAGAACAACATAAACACCGACGTAAAGAAAGTTATCCACGTCTCTATTTGAAGGAATACCGTCGTGTATAACCTAGAAACCGCCGTGATTAACATATACTACATTCACTAAACTAAAAAACTGACatctaaaatatataaaaaagcaaaaaacagaaaacttcGACAAACTTAAATGACGCTTACAGAAAAGAACAAACGTGTGAAGTATATTACATGTCAATAATCATAAACTAACTgacgtaaaatatattaacTATGACACGCGCATGGAATGACCGTCGCTTATAAATTTTTCCATGTTGCTATGGAGGAAAACACCACCTTGTTAAATATATTTCACGTCTGTTTCTTACGAGAATCGACGtttaaatgataaaaaaagCCCCTTGGACAAAATTAGACGACGCTTTTTTTATAACACTGACATCTGAAAGATTTAACATGGCACAACTTTACTGAGAACCGACGTAACAATTCCTAACCATGACTCCTGTGGTTATCCGTAgacattaaaaattattttgacgATGTGCACAGGAAAAGAAACACCTTGGATTAGAGCTTGAAAGGCAGTTCACGTAAAATAACAGACGTGGTTAAATCCTTCATTACGTCCCAAGAATCCAATTTGTCAACGCTGGTATGTCACTTACCACGTCGGTTTTTGTATAGGCCTTGACGTGGTTGGCCTTTTAAAAGTCGCTTTTCGCTTTTTATAACCCTCTTTGACGTGTGTATTCTCTGAGATGTCAATTGTTTTAGATGAACTGATGTGCAGAAGAGCTATCACGACAGTTAATGAAACTGAGTTGCCTTTATTTCCCTCTTTAGACGACGGTAATTATTAATCGGTGGGAGTAGTGTTTTCCAAATTCGTCGGTTGGAGAACTATCCTGTCGTGTTATTCTTAAATATACGATGTGCATTATTTTTATGACCGTCGTCGTGTTATTCCTAAATATACTACGGGTGGTTGCAGTTCGGTAACCGCGAATTTTTACCTAAACCGCAACTCAACCAACTATTTGCGGTatggtgatttttgaaaccGCAAACTGACCGCATTACAGTGAATTAGCGGTTTAAAACCGCAAGTTCTTTTTGTGCcataaaaattcaatcttCCACATTTTAGGCATAGTTTTGATGCTTCTTTTGAAGCCTTTTGAGTTCAAGCAtactttaacccaaaaatataaattcacaacctcaacttctcaagcatatataaattcacaacctcctcaacttctcaagcattcacaacctaaagaaaattaaagtttcaATTCCAAGcattccaattaaagttaaacttctcaagaattcacaacctcaacttctcaagcattccaattccaaatcctttaaagttacaaaccaaaaggaaaatgcaatgcaaaatgaattaaagttacaaaccaaGGGAAAAATCCAACtcaaagttaattaaagttacaaactaaaaggaaaatgcaatgcaccaatgttacaaactcaagtgttggtggtggttaGTAGATTTGAAGGACCTGTTGTGTTGTTTGAGCACCAATGCtatctacaaataaaacaatataagtttaatacattttattataagaagaagcataaataacataagcataaataaactaattacttacaaGATAAGTGGTCTTATTATACAACGGCTATGATTAAACAATAAaatgcaatttttatttttttaaaaatatagtcGCAGTTTGCGGTAACCGCAAATTGTGAAAATCAAATACCGCAACCGCAACCGCAAATGCAGTTTGGTTCTTCATACCAAATATGCGGTTCGGTTTCTCACGATTGTGGTTCTATTGCAATTAAATATCGTTTGATTTTTGCGATTTTTCGTTCTAAAATGCCACCCCTAAAATATACTACCCGCCACAAAATCACATGCGGAATTGCGAACCACGACGCCTATTCCGCCCACTGTATTATCAAAAGATTTTGGCCAATAGCTTTTCCACCATACATAGAAGTGCAAAAGTTTGCTACTTAGTTTGGTTGTACTAGGGACATCAATACTCAAATGAAtccaatataaataaaaaagcaatCCGTTCCAAAAGATTGAAACTCAATACACTCTCTCTAATATTTTATATGACATTTGATTACAAACTAGCTATTAGTCTGGTAGTATTTTTCTTCATGCATGACACccaacttatttatttataatccaCGGGAAGAGATAATTCACACCTTTTTCACATATTAGATTTCAACTTTATTGAAGACTTGATATCAAACATTGTTTGTGCTGGGGTTGAGGGAACCAAATATGCAAGGAGCTCTTCGTCAGACTCCAATATGGCCATTTCTTGTTCATCAAGGGTCACCCAAGCTTCAATTCCATCACAAAACTTTGTATCCACCAACGCAATTACGTTCTTATAGCCGCCTTTGCTGGTGACCCACGTAGGTTTTCCCCATCCGAAGTCCATTTCATACAGAGGGAGCTTGCACAGACTTGTGGCCCAATAAAGATTGATGTCCTTAGTGCTCTTCAGAAGTTGGCCCCTCTCTCTAATGCATTCAAACACTGCCAAGAATCCCTCCACACCTTTAAATCTGTTTGCCTTCTCAATGACAAAATCTGTCAAACCTTTCCTCATCGTGCTCACCAACTCGTGTAATTGGGTCTCATCCTCTTTGAACAAGATTGGAAGTGGCCAAAACCAATTCCCCATGGCATTTTGTGGCAGCTCCGGGAGCATTCTCCTTCGCAAGTTTACCATTTGGAACAAAACTGTTGGCCTGATTGGAGTCCCAGGCTTGGACTTATGAAAAGCAGCAATAGCACATTTTAAGATGATTGCCAAAACTAGTTGTACGTTTGTGGGGATGAAGTTTGGGACAACACCCTCAATTTTGGCCTTGAGACTTGCCATCTTTGAgacatcaaacacaaatttccTAGTGGTTAAATTTTCACTAGGCGTTTCCAAGGTCTTTGGGATGGCCGGTAAGTCTCTAGACGGCAACAAATTTCCTCCATTAAACTCCGGCAACGCTAATTGCCCTCCAACTCCATCATCATATTGATCTTCATCACGATTTATGGCGGCCCATGTTCGTGCGAATGTGTAGAGCGATGTTACATCTGCAATTTTGTGCGAAGGAGATACTGCAATAGCAATTCCTCCGcagttaaaaaaattgatttgaaCAAGCAAAAGAACAGACCCCAAGGCTACTTGAGCTGTTTCATAATCGGTCTCGGGGATCAAGTGATGGATTAACTTGGGCTCTGGTTGTTGAAGAAAATCTGCAAGCTGGCAGTTAACCCTAGCTTCCAAGAAATGAGCCCCTTCGTCGTTGCACTCGATGAACGCAGGACCTTTGAGCCGGCCAGCCAATGGATAGAAGAGAACCAAAGTTTTGGATAGAGACTCTTGCAAGCGCTTAGAAGCATTGGAAACAAAACCGGCACCATGCCAATGGTTGGTGTACAAAAACACGAGGGTTCCATATAACGTAGGAGGTAAAATTTGATCCAAAAGAGAGAGCTTGAGAGCTTTAAGGTGATAAGGAGTCGGAGATAATGGCTTAATGATCTTTCTTGAGGTGATTTCGACAAGAGAACGGATAGAACTACCCATTTCCAATTGAATTAGAAAGACTCCCTCAAACTTTGGATTGGAACCAAGattatatgtgtgtatatatagatatacagagagcttccattgagggatccctcaaataagcttatttgagggacactccttgtaggccccactccggattgtatttcactaatccaaaccgtctattttgtagatactcattcaaagatcatctctacaaaaaatcacttgaatccgatatcatttgaccactcaattaagttattgaaattttagcattttcttgaagtaccgtgttcattgattttgtaagacacaattggatgtcgaaacggtttccgatttgtctaattttttgttaggatgatctatgaatgaagacctaaaaaatagatggtttggatcattgagaaaaaaattgtagggtaccctaaagggcgtccctcaaataaaattatttgagggatccctcaatagaaggggactgtatatatatatataccaataATTTTAGCCCAAGGTTGTCTTATGCTTCCTTGTTGGTCCCCCTTGTAGTGCTTTTCTGTAGAACGCAACAGAGTGGACACGCAATAGAGTTAACCCaagttaaataattattttggtcCAGACTTATATGATTCATAATTTGTATATGATGCTTTAGGATCTCGAGCCTCTACATttagagtttatttatttattcgtATTTTGTAAAATCTTCACCATCCTAATAATCTAACCATTTAAAACCAAACACATAATCAaacctttaaaaaataataataataaaaaatcaaataacttcaaatatttaaaaataatatttaaaagtcACATAAtctaaaaattagaaaaccaGAAATGCAACTTCCCCTCTCCACCCTTACCCTGGCCGCCACCACCAACACCATCCCCCATCTTTCTCCCCCAGCCCACCCAAACACCACCCAAGCCGCTATACCGttcaccatctctctctcccctttaaTAATCTTTCTCCATATTCTTCACAGCCCTGCCTTAATTACCCCTAACCTTTCGTGAAGAAGCCTATAGCCTCCCTCCCACCCACCTCATGGAAAGGGAGtggatttttctttcatgtttttttatttaaacaaatatttgttaaatttaaataaattttctgatgaaaaggaaaattaaattctTATATTGTTGACATGTCATGCCTTTTAAATAGTTAGATTATTAGGATGGTCAAGATTTTGCGAAATGCGAGAAAATACGTAAACTCTAAATTAGGAGCTCGGGATTCATATTTCAGTACTAACTACTAATGATGATTGAAAATGGAGGCTTCCATCCGTATCTCCCTCATATATGATAACTAAGTTATTATCAGTTTATAATCCAAACACAAAATGCAAACTGTGCGAGTTCTTAATTAGTTCATTGAACCGTTTCTcaagaaaatttggaaaatggtGTTACCTCCTaaaattaagaatttttgttgattttttcgttcaaaataaagtaaataCTCGGGATaagcttttttattattattattatttttattttttatttttttgggggtcaaTAGGGATAAGCTTTCTTAGGTTATGGACATAGATAATATTTGTCTACTTTTGTAATAATAACACTGTCCACTTTTGCCAGGCAAATCTGGAATGCTTTGCGAAGCTTTCTGGATATTTCTATTCCATTAGGAAGATTTATGATTAAAAATGAGTTCTTATGTTGAAAACGAATATGCCAGCAaatagttataaaaaaaaattcctacaAATAAAACGAACAAATGCTCCCAATCATGCAAAATCCAGTGCACAATAttcctttttcaattttaaaaaagcggtaatattttattgataaaacATAATAAAGTACAAAGTAGTCATAGTGTCAAATATGAGGAAACTGAAGAGCAAAAAGGTAACTTAAGTTTCACTATTAAAACTGAACCTTGTCTAAAGGAACAattgctccaaaccactacactagttgGTCATTTACAAGCATATAGATTTTTGTTATATAGAACTTTGCTTAACCTCTTCCTCACCATTTTTTCTCTTATAATATTCGTTTTCTTGCTACGTAATGTAATGCCCAAAGTTTTCTCTTATaatattcatttttaattttttcttctaataaaCAAAGTAGGACCCAAGATTTGTACGTGATGCTTCAGTGCCAACTGATAATTATTAATggaccatattttttttaagagttAGGCAGCTCATTGACCCATTCTTCAAATTAGCTACCCTTCTACACACCCACCCATCTACTGGTTTACAATTTCTTTGTACTAATTTGATGAATATGCTAATTGGTGtcaccaaacaaacaaaaatataagcaAGGATATGGAATAG
Proteins encoded in this region:
- the LOC109950141 gene encoding vinorine synthase-like; this translates as MGSSIRSLVEITSRKIIKPLSPTPYHLKALKLSLLDQILPPTLYGTLVFLYTNHWHGAGFVSNASKRLQESLSKTLVLFYPLAGRLKGPAFIECNDEGAHFLEARVNCQLADFLQQPEPKLIHHLIPETDYETAQVALGSVLLLVQINFFNCGGIAIAVSPSHKIADVTSLYTFARTWAAINRDEDQYDDGVGGQLALPEFNGGNLLPSRDLPAIPKTLETPSENLTTRKFVFDVSKMASLKAKIEGVVPNFIPTNVQLVLAIILKCAIAAFHKSKPGTPIRPTVLFQMVNLRRRMLPELPQNAMGNWFWPLPILFKEDETQLHELVSTMRKGLTDFVIEKANRFKGVEGFLAVFECIRERGQLLKSTKDINLYWATSLCKLPLYEMDFGWGKPTWVTSKGGYKNVIALVDTKFCDGIEAWVTLDEQEMAILESDEELLAYLVPSTPAQTMFDIKSSIKLKSNM